One genomic segment of Pongo pygmaeus isolate AG05252 chromosome 19, NHGRI_mPonPyg2-v2.0_pri, whole genome shotgun sequence includes these proteins:
- the CHD3 gene encoding chromodomain-helicase-DNA-binding protein 3 isoform X10, whose product MASPLRDEEEEEEEMVVSEEEEEEEEEGDEEEEEVEAADEDDEEDDDEGLLGRGPGHDRGRDRHSPPGCHLFPPPPPPPPPPLPPPPPPPPPDKDDIRLLPSALGVKKRKRGPKKQKENKPGKPRKRKKRDSEEEFGSERDEYREKSESGGSEYGTGPGRKRRRKHREKKEKKTKRRKKGEGDGGQKQVEQKSSATLLLTWGLEDVEHVFSEEDYHTLTNYKAFSQFMRPLIAKKNPKIPMSKMMTILGAKWREFSANNPFKGSAAAVAAAAAAAAAAVAEQVSAAVSSATPIAPSGPPALPPPPAADIQPPPIRRAKTKEGKGPGHKRRSKSPRVPDGRKKLRGKKMAPLKIKLGLLGGKRKKGGSSDEGPEPEAEESDLDSGSVHSASGRPDGPVRTKKLKRGRPGRKKKKVLGCPAVAGEEEVDGYETDHQDYCEVCQQGGEIILCDTCPRAYHLVCLDPELDRAPEGKWSCPHCEKEGVQWEAKEEEEEYEEEGEEEGEKEEEDDHMEYCRVCKDGGELLCCDACISSYHIHCLNPPLPDIPNGEWLCPRCTCPVLKGRVQKILHWRWGEPPVAVPAPQQADGNPDVPPPRPLQGRSEREFFVKWVGLSYWHCSWAKELQLEIFHLVMYRNYQRKNDMDEPPPLDYGSGEDDGKSDKRKVKDPHYAEMEEKYYRFGIKPEWMTVHRIINHSVDKKGNYHYLVKWRDLPYDQSTWEEDEMNIPEYEEHKQSYWRHRELIMGEDPAQPRKYKKKKKELQGDGPPSSPTNDPTVKYETQPRFITATGGTLHMYQLEGLNWLRFSWAQGTDTILADEMGLGKTIQTIVFLYSLYKEGHTKGPFLVSAPLSTIINWEREFQMWAPKFYVVTYTGDKDSRAIIRENEFSFEDNAIKGGKKAFKMKREAQVKFHVLLTSYELITIDQAALGSIRWACLVVDEAHRLKNNQSKFFRVLNGYKIDHKLLLTGTPLQNNLEELFHLLNFLTPERFNNLEGFLEEFADISKEDQIKKLHDLLGPHMLRRLKADVFKNMPAKTELIVRVELSPMQKKYYKYILTRNFEALNSRGGGNQVSLLNIMMDLKKCCNHPYLFPVAAMESPKLPSGAYEGGALIKSSGKLMLLQKMLRKLKEQGHRVLIFSQMTKMLDLLEDFLDYEGYKYERIDGGITGALRQEAIDRFNAPGAQQFCFLLSTRAGGLGINLATADTVIIFDSDWNPHNDIQAFSRAHRIGQANKVMIYRFVTRASVEERITQVAKRKMMLTHLVVRPGLGSKAGSMSKQELDDILKFGTEELFKDENEGENKEEDSSVIHYDNEAIARLLDRNQDATEDTDVQNMNEYLSSFKVAQYVVREEDKIEEIEREIIKQEENVDPDYWEKLLRHHYEQQQEDLARNLGKGKRVRKQVNYNDAAQEDQDNQSEYSVGSEEEDEDFDERPEGRRQSKRQLRNEKDKPLPPLLARVGGNIEVLGFNTRQRKAFLNAVMRWGMPPQDAFTTQWLVRDLRGKTEKEFKAYVSLFMRHLCEPGADGSETFADGVPREGLSRQQVLTRIGVMSLVKKKVQEFEHINGRWSMPELMPDPSADSKRSSRASSPTKTSPTTPEASAANSPCTSKPATPAPSEKGEGIRTPLEKEEAENQEEKPEKNSRIGEKMETEADAPSPAPSLGERLEPRKIPLEDEVPGVPGEMEPEPGYRGDREKSATESTPGERGEEKPLDGQEHRERPEGETGDLGKREDAKGDRELRPGPRDEPRSNGRREEKTEKPRFMFNIADGGFTELHTLWQNEERAAISSGKLNEIWHRRHDYWLLAGIVLHGYARWQDIQNDAQFAIINEPFKTEANKGNFLEMKNKFLARRFKLLEQALVIEEQLRRAAYLNLSQEPAHPAMALHARFAEAECLAESHQHLSKESLAGNKPANAVLHKVLNQLEELLSDMKADVTRLPATLSRIPPIAARLQMSERSILSRLASKGTEPHPTPAFPPGPYATPPGYGAAFSAAPVGALAAAGANYSQMPAGSFITAATNGPPVLVKKEKEMVGALVSDGLDRKEPRAGEVICIDD is encoded by the exons ATGGCTTCCCCTCTGagggacgaggaggaggaggaggaggagatggtggtgtcggaggaggaagaagaggaggaagaagagggcgacgaggaggaggaggaggtggaggcggCCGACGAGGACGATGAGGAGGACGACGACGAGGGACTACTCGGGCGCGGGCCGGGCCACGACCGGGGCCGCGACCGCCACAGCCCCCCCGGCTGCCACCTcttcccgccgccgccgccgccgccgccgccaccgctgcccccgccgccgccgcccccgccgccag ATAAGGATGACATTCGGCTGCTGCCTTCAGCATTGGGTGTGAAGAAGAGAAAACGAGGACCCAAGAAGCAGAAGGAGAACAAGCCAGGAAAACCCCGAAAACGCAAGAAGCGT gacAGTGAGGAGGAATTTGGTTCTGAGCGAGATGAGTACCGGGAGAAGTCAGAGAGTGGGGGCAGTGAATATGGAACCGGACCGGGTCGGAAACGAAGAAGGAAGCACcgagaaaaaaaggagaagaagacaAAGCGGCGGAAAAAGGGGGAGGGAGATGGGGGGCAAAAG CAAGTGGAACAGAAGTCATCAGCAACTCTGCTTCTGACCTGGGGCCTGGAGGATGTGGAGCATGTGTTCTCTGAGGAGGATTACCACACACTCACCAACTACAAAGCCTTCAGCCAATTCATGAG GCCCCTAATTGCTAAGAAGAATCCTAAGATCCCAATGTCCAAGATGATGACCATCCTTGGGGCCAAATGGAGAGAGTTCAGCGCCAACAACCCCTTCAAGGGGTCAGCAGCTGCTGtggcggcggcagcggcagcggcagcagcagctGTAGCTGAGCAGGTGTCAGCTGCTGTCTCGTCGGCCACCCCCATAGCACCCTCCGGACCCCCCGCCCTTCCACCACCCCCTGCTGCTGATATCCAGCCCCCACCCATCCGAAGAGCCAAAACCAAAGAGGGCAAAG GTCCAGGCCATAAGAGGCGGAGTAAGAGCCCCCGAGTGCCTGATGGACGCAAGAAGCTTCGGGGAAAGAAAATGGCACCACTCAAAATAAAACTAGGGCTGTTGGGtggcaagaggaagaaaggaggctCG AGCGACGAAGGTCCTGAACCAGAGGCTGAAGAATCAGACCTGGACAGTGGCAGTGTCCACAGTGCCTCAGGCCGGCCTGATGGTCCTGTCCGCACCAAGAAACTAAAGAGAGGCCGtccaggaaggaagaagaagaagg TCCTGGGCTGTCCTGCAGTGGCCGGGGAGGAGGAGGTTGATGGCTACGAGACGGATCACCAGGATTACTGTGAGGTGTGCCAGCAGGGTGGGGAAATTATTCTGTGTGACACCTGCCCTCGTGCCTACCACCTCGTCTGCCTTGATCCTGAGCTTGACCGGGCTCCAGAGGGCAAATGGAGCTGCCCTCACTGT GAGAAGGAGGGGGTCcagtgggaggccaaggaggaagaagaagaatacgaagaggagggagaggaagaaggggagaaggaggaggaggatgatcACATGGAGTACTGCCGCGTATGCAAGGACGGCGGGGAGCTCCTGTGCTGTGATGCGTGCATCTCCTCCTACCACATTCATTGTCTAAACCCTCCCCTGCCTGACATTCCCAATGGTGAATGGCTGTGTCCCCGATGCACA tgccccGTGCTGAAGGGTCGAGTGCAGAAGATCCTACATTGGCGGTGGGGGGAGCCACCTGTAGCAGTGCCAGCCCCTCAACAGGCAGATGGAAATCCAGATGTCCCACCCCCCCGTCCTCTTCAAGGCAGATCGGAGCGAGAGTTCTTTGTCAAGTGGGTAGGACTATCCTACTGGCACTGCTCCTGGGCCAAGGAGCTTCAG CTGGAAATCTTCCATTTGGTTATGTATCGAAACTACCAGCGGAAGAATGACATGGATGAGCCCCCACCCCTGGACTATGGCTCCGGCGAGGATGATGGGAAGAGTGACAAGCGTAAAGTGAAAGACCCACACTATGCTGAGATGGAGGAGAAGTACTATCGTTTTGGCATCAAGCCAGAGTGGATGACCGTCCACCGTATCATCAACCACAG TGTGGATAAAAAGGGGAATTACCACTATCTAGTAAAATGGAGGGACTTACCATATGACCAGTCCACGTGggaggaagatgaaatgaatatcCCTGAATATGAAGAACATAAGCAAAGCTACTGGAGACACCG AGAACTAATTATGGGGGAAGACCCTGCCCAGCCCCGCAagtataagaaaaagaagaaggagctACAGGGTGATGGGCCTCCCAGTTCTCCCACTAATGAT CCTACCGTGAAATATGAGACTCAGCCACGGTTTATCACAGCCACTGGAGGCACCCTGCACATGTATCAGCTGGAAGGGCTGAACTGGCTACGCTTCTCCTGGGCCCAGGGCACTGACACCATTCTAGCTGATGAGATGGGGCTGGGCAAAACCATACAAACCATCGTCTTCCTCTACTCACTCTACAAGGAG GGCCACACAAAAGGTCCCTTCCTGGTGAGTGCCCCACTCTCTACCATCATTAACTGGGAGCGGGAGTTCCAGATGTGGGCACCCAAATTCTATGTGGTGACATACACGGGTGACAAAGACAGCCGGGCCATCATTCGTGAGAATGAATTCTCCTTTGAGGACAACGCCATCAAAGGGGGCAAGAAAGCTTTTAAGATGAAG AGGGAGGCACAAGTGAAGTTCCATGTTCTCCTGACATCGTATGAGCTGATCACCATTGATCAGGCAGCACTTGGTTCCATCCGCTGGGCCTGTCTCGTGGTAGATGAGGCCCATCGACTCAAGAACAACCAGTCCAAG TTTTTCAGGGTTCTCAATGGTTACAAGATAGATCATAAGTTGCTGCTGACAGGAACCCCATTGCAGAATAATCTGGAGGAGCTCTTCCATCTCCTGAACTTCCTCACCCCAGAGAGATTTAA CAActtggagggcttcctggaggagtttGCTGACATATCCAAAGAGGACCAGATCAAGAAACTGCATGATTTGCTGGGGCCACACATGCTGCGGAGACTCAAGGCAGATGTCTTTAAGAACATGCCAGCCAAGACAGAGCTCATCGTTCGGGTGGAGCTAAGCCCCATGCAGAA GAAATACTACAAATACATCCTGACTCGAAATTTTGAGGCCTTGAATTCACGAGGTGGTGGGAACCAGGTGTCACTGCTTAATATCATGATGGATCTTAAGAAGTGCTGCAACCATCCATACCTTTTTCCCGTGGCTGCTATG GAGTCCCCCAAACTCCCCAGTGGGGCTTATGAGGGTGGGGCACTTATTAAGTCGTCTGGGAAGCTCATGCTGCTCCAGAAGATGCTGCGAAAGCTGAAGGAGCAAGGACACCGAGTGCTCATCTTCTCGCAG ATGACCAAAATGTTAGACTTGCTTGAGGACTTCTTAGACTATGAAGGCTACAAGTATGAGCGCATCGATGGTGGTATCACGGGTGCCCTGAGGCAGGAGGCCATCGATCGGTTTAATG CTCCTGGGGCCCAACAATTCTGCTTCCTCCTGTCCACCCGAGCTGGGGGCCTGGGCATCAATCTGGCCACTGCTGACACTGTCATCATCTTTGATTCTGACTGGAACCCCCATAATGACATCCAG GCCTTCAGCCGGGCTCATCGGATTGGCCAGGCCAACAAAGTGATGATTTACCGGTTTGTGACTCGTGCGTCAGTGGAAGAGCGAATCACACAAGTGGCCAAGAGAAAGATGATGCTGACACACCTGGTTGTGCGGCCTGGGCTGGGCTCCAAGGCAGGCTCCATGTCCAAGCAGGAGCTTGACGACATTCTCAAATTTGGCACTGAAGAGCTGTTCAAGGATGAAAACGAGG GGGAGAACAAGGAGGAGGACAGCAGTGTGATTCATTATGACAATGAGGCCATCGCTCGGCTGTTGGACCGGAACCAGGATGCAACTGAGGACACTGACGTGCAGAACATGAATGAATATCTCAGCTCCTTCAAGGTGGCACAGTACGTCGTGCGGGAGGAAGACAAG ATTGAGGAAATTGAGCGAGAGATCATCAAGCAGGAGGAGAATGTAGATCCTGACTACTGGGAGAAGCTGCTGAGGCATCACTATGAGCAACAGCAGGAAGACCTAGCCCGGAATCTAGGCAAGGGCAAGCGGGTTCGCAAGCAAGTTAACTACAATGATGCTGCTCAGGAAGACCAAG ACAACCAGTCAGAATACTCGGTGGGTtcagaggaggaggatgaagactTCGATGAACGTCCTGAAG GGCGTAGACAGTCAAAGAGGCAGCTCCGGAATGAGAAAGATAAGCCACTGCCTCCACTGCTGGCCCGAGTCGGGGGCAACATTGAG GTGCTGGGCTTCAACACCCGTCAGCGGAAGGCTTTCCTCAATGCTGTGATGCGCTGGGGGATGCCACCACAGGATGCCTTCACCACGCAGTGGCTGGTGCGGGACCTGAGGGGCAAGACTGAGAAGGAGTTTAA GGCCTATGTGTCTTTGTTCATGCGCCATCTGTGTGAGCCTGGGGCAGACGGCTCTGAAACCTTTGCCGATGGGGTCCCTCGGGAGGGACTGAGTCGCCAGCAGGTGTTGACCCGCATTGGAGTCATGTCTCTCGTCAAAAAGAAG GTGCAGGAGTTTGAGCACATCAATGGGCGTTGGTCAATGCCGGAACTGATGCCTGACCCCAGCGCCGACTCTAAGCGCTCCTCCAGAGCCTCCTCTCCTACCAAAACGTCTCCCACcactcctgaggcttctgctgCCAACAGTCCCTGCACCTCTAAACCTG CTACTCCAGCTCCAAGTGAGAAAGGAGAAGGCATAAGGACACCTCTTGAGAAGGAGGAAGCTGAAAACCAGGAGGAAAAGCCAGAGAAGAACAGCAGAATTGGGGAGAAGATGGAGACAGAG GCTGatgcccccagcccagccccatcaCTCGGGGAGCGGCTGGAGCCAAGGAAGATTCCTCTAGAGGATGAGGTGCCAGGGGTGCCTGGAGAGATGGAGCCTGAACCTGGGTACCGTGGGGACAGAGAGAAGTCAG CCACAGAGTCGACGCCAGGAGAAAGGGGGGAGGAGAAGCCGTTGGATGGACAGGAACACAGGGAGAGGCCGGAGGGGGAAACAGGGGATTTGGGCAAGAGAG AAGATGCAAAAGGTGACCGGGAGCTTCGACCAGGGCCTCGAGATGAGCCACGGTCCAATGGGCGACgagaggaaaagacagagaagCCCCGGTTCATGTTCAATATCGCAGATGGTGGCTTCACAG AGCTTCACACACTGTGGCAGAATGAGGAACGGGCAGCTATTTCCTCGGGGAAACTCAATGAGATCTGGCACAGAAGACATGACTATTGGCTTCTGGCTGGGATTGTCCT CCATGGCTATGCACGGTGGCAGGACATCCAGAATGATGCTCAATTTGCCATTATCAACGAGCCATTTAAAACTGAAGCCAATAAGGGGAACTTTCTGGAGATGAAAAATAAGTTCCTGGCCCGGAGGTTCAAG CTCCTGGAGCAGGCGCTGGTGATTGAGGAGCAGCTGCGGCGGGCGGCCTACCTGAACCTGTCGCAGGAGCCGGCGCACCCCGCCATGGCCCTCCACGCCCGCTTCGCCGAGGCCGAGTGCCTGGCCGAGAGCCACCAGCACCTCTCCAAGGAGTCGCTGGCGGGGAACAAGCCGGCCAACGCCGTCCTGCACAAGG TTCTGAACCAGCTGGAGGAGTTGCTGAGCGACATGAAGGCGGACGTGACCCGCCTGCCAGCCACACTGTCCCGAATACCCCCCATCGCAGCCCGCCTTCAGATGTCCGAGCGCAGCATCCTCAGCCGGCTGGCCAGCAAGGGCACGGAGCCTCACCCCACACCG GCCTTCCCCCCGGGTCCTTACGCTACACCTCCGGGGTACGGGGCAGCCTTCAGCGCCGCACCCGTAGGGGCCCTGGCCGCCGCAGGCGCCAATTACAGCCAGATGCCTGCAGGGTCCTTCATCACAG CCGCCACCAACGGCCCTCCAGTGCTggtgaagaaggagaaggaaatggtGGGGGCACTGGTGTCAGACGGGCTGGATCGGAAGGAGCCCCGAGCCGGGGAGGTGATCTGTATAGACGACTGA